The genomic stretch TGTCCCTGGGCCAGCCTTGGCTGAGGATAGGGAGGGATGTCGCCTGGGGCCACTAATACCCTCCTGAGCTGTCCTGCCATGTCCTGGGGTCAGCCGAGTTTCGTGGGAGTGGGTAGCTTTGGGGGAAGAACCATACTCCTGGTGGATGCAGGGCACCAGTTAAGAGTTCTCTGAGCGTGGGCTGCAGCCAGGTGAGACAGATGGAGCACCAGGTCAGGAGGCCAGATTTCTAGGTAGTACTCTGCCACTCGATGCTCCTTAACCTTTCACTCCATCAGCAAATAGCCACTGAGCagccactatgtgccaggcactggggatgccGTCGTGAACAAGACAGATACTGTCCTTGCCTCACAGACGTCTGGGAAGATCAAATGAAACAGAGGATGGgaagtggaaatgtaaaatagaagGTGCCTCACAAACAAAGTCCCTGGTGTCCTGGGAAGCAGcgaggggcaggcagagccgaGAGGGAAGCAGAGCgtgaggggtggagggcagggctcCCATCCTTGCTCCACCCTGGGCTGGAGCTGGCAGATCTCAGgaagtgccaggcacagggcctCTGGGGTTCCAGCACACAAGTGGGGTGGAGCTCTCAGCAGCAAGGCCCAGTTCAGGCAGCAGAGGGCAGCAAGGGGCCTCCCTGCCTAGAAAGCAGCCTTTAAAAGGTgctagtggtggtgatggttgggGAGAGGACGGGGGACAGGGGAGACAGGAGCACTGGAGTGGTGGGGAACATGGTGCCCAGGATCTTGTGGGTCTGTGCAGGTGGCTCCTCCCACCAAGTTCCTTGGAAGCCTGGCTGACAGGTGCTCAGCCTGGACCAGGGTGCCTGGCCTTGCCCATCAATTAGACAGGGCCCTCTTCTGCCTctcgccccacccccaccagcctcTAGGGGGTGTGACCTTACCTTGTGGCCCTGGTGTGGGGGGAGTGGCTGCTCTGAGAAGGGACTGACGCCATTTCTGTGGTGTGACCAGTTGTGTGGTACTGGTCTGAGGAGAGGGTTTCAACTATCTGCTGCCCGCTGATCCCCAGCCTGGCCCACTCCGCCTTCAAACTTAATCTCAGAGCTTTGCTGCCTTtcttcctggagggcagggcaacGCAATTATGATAAGCATACTCTGGCCTGAGGTTTCCAGACTAGCAAGGTGGGTGAGACCCCAAGGCCCAGGAAACCCAGGAGGACTTCCTGCTGATTGCAAAAGGCCCTATTCCTAATTTACCAGCTTGTTCCCCACCACATCCTCAAAAGACAGCTTGTGGAGAAGACTGACTgccagggggcaggaggggaggttTGGGGCGACTTAGCCTCTGGGCTAAGAACTGAAAACATCAGGGCTGCAGGAGGCTGCTTCCCCTGGAGTCTGAGAGGAGGCGGTGGCAGCTGGCTGGGCCCAAGCCTTTCTGGCAGTTGCAATAAGAAAAGTGGGTGAAGGTGACAGCAAGTGCCTGGGTCCTCAGGTAGATGCTACGTGACTCCTGGCACGTTGGGAGCCTATGTGTTTCCTGGGCAACCAGCTGAGCCAGGGACAAGGAGAGGAGGACAGGAGTGTGACAGGAATgcacgggagggagggaggcagtgttGTTGGCTGGCCTGCCCCTCACATGCCACTTGTGTGCTCTGCCAGCACCCTTCGGCCTGCTTGGCACTGACCCCCTGCCCTGGTGGGGGGGATCACTGTATTTCTCTAGCATCCCTGACAGTTTCTTCTTGCTCTCTGGGGCTGGGATGAGGGGGAAGTCCCTGCTGATGAGCCTGGGCCCCCTCATCCAGTGGAGGCAAGAGGTAGCCAAACCCTAGGTGGGCAGGCTGGTATGAGGGGTCAGGACCCAGCCCTTGGCCACGGTGTGCCAAGGTGCTAGTGAcagtgacctgatgagtggtctAGTTGGGGGACTCCAGGACTCCATTTCTCCAGAACAGCATTTGGCCCAGGCGGGCTGCAAGCTGCTGTCTCCGGGTGGGCAAAGAGGAGTGAGGCAGAGCCTGACTTTTCTCAGTTCAAAGGAGCTATGTGACCAAGGGCAGGGAGGGACTGTCCCCAGACAATGCTCTGGGCACTGGAGGGGGTAACCAAGGTGTGTTAGGGAATGCCCCTTCCTGGGGTCTGTGCTTCAGGCCAAGGGTCTGAATGCGGTACACTGGGAACACTGCGTTCTCTCACCCTCCACTCCCATTACCCCTAGGCAATCTGTTTTCTAGAATGAGTGACTATGAAAGCAACAGACCTGGGCCTCTAGAACTCTGAGGGCAGGTCTGGGAGGTGGAGGACCTCAGGTGTCCAGAGAAGAAAGTTCTAGGAGCCAGGGGAAATACTCCTCCTTCTCTGGCCAGGAAAGGCACCCCCCTTTTAGGCAGCGCCCCACCCAGACCTCTAACCCAGGGacactcttctttcctctttatgtTGTCTGGCTGGCACTGTGTGGGCCTGGGGGAGTGGAACCAAGCCCACACTGGGGCTTCTGCTTCATCATCTCATGCATGGGTGGTGGCACATGGTGCAGGCCACTGCAGAGTGCTGAGATGGGCTCCAAGCCAGCCTCTCCGTAAGCAGGCCAGGGCCAGCTGATCTACATGCACCCAGAAAGCTCTGGCTTGGACCTGGGCAGGTGACGGCACCCTGAGCAGGGCGGAGCTCCATCAAGGCCAGGGGTTCCTGGTGGTCAAGTCTCTCGGATGCAGGGTGGCCCCCAGTGGGTGGAGACTAGCTGTGAGGCTGCTGGGTGTGGAGTGACCAGGGTGGGCCATGGCTGGAGGAGGCCTGGGGGAagctggggcagcaggagccaAGCAGCCGGGCTGAGCTGGCAGCCGATGAAGGCCTCAGTGCAGCTCTCAGTCCATCGCTGGCTGGTCTAACACCAAAACCTTCAAAGCATTTGCCTTTCTGGCAGGGCCTGGAGCAGAGCTGcggctgggctggggagaggcctCAGTGCGCAGGGGAATAGAAGCTCCAGATCTGCATCCAGAGGCGATTTTCCCAGGCTCCTTCCTCCCACACAGCGGCTCCCTCCCTTGGTTCTGGAGCTGGATCAGGCCCTTCCCACCAAGTCCTCGTGGCTGCACAACCTAGCCCCAGGCTGGGCTGCTCGTCTGGGGAGCACACTGCAGGGTAGAACCCAGGACAGACAAAGGCTCATTAGCTGCAGCTCAAGTCCCCTCCTGCCAGGACGGCTCCCAGTCTACCAGCTGCCAGAGAGGGCTATTGAGCTGGGAAACCTGAAACGGCCAAACTTCCGTGTGAGCCCCTGGTCAGGTCTACTCCATTTCAGAGCAGAGGCTTCTGGGactggggaagagagagcagaATGGCAAGCAGGACAAATGGCACTAGGACGGAAGGTCACTGTGATTACCCCTGGTACAGGGTGCGGGAGCCTGAAGTCTCCCCTAGTCTGGCCCCAACTCCCCTTGGCCTGTGGATTCAGCTTCCTCCCCCACTCAACCCTTAACTAGATTTGCTGACAGAAACAAAACGGACTGGTTTGAGTTTcacctcttttcatttcctttgccctCCCTCTGGAAGTGGTTTTAATGAGCAGTGAAATGGCTAAAAGGCAATCAGGAGGAGTAAAGCGTCGGGATAATTAAATTGTCTTCCCTTTTCCCAGTGGAACCTTAGCACCCGGGCTTGGTTGCCCAAGGCGCTGGGGGCCTCTGCACACCCAGCAGAGCTCCGGCTCCAGAGCACCCAGGCCTTGCCTCCTGCCCGCCTCCTCCCAGGGTCCTGGAGCATCCAGATGGAGAGGGGCAATGCCCTGGTGGTCCTGCGCAGCCTGCTCTGGCCAGGCCTTACCTTCTTCCACGCTCCCCGCACCAAGAACTGTGGCTACATCTACGTGGGCACCGGTGAGAAGAACATAGACTTGCCCTTCATGCTGTAGAGGGGGCCACGCCTGCAGATTTTTTTGTAAAgtctaaatattattttcttaaatttcagtgAATTTGGTCtgttttctcctgctgcttcccCTCATCTCCACCTCCATCTGGTGTCCAGGTTCTGAGGAGAGGACCACTGGGCCGGGAGACCCAGCTCTAAAGCAAGGAGCAGAGGGCTGGAATGTGCAAATGAGAGAGGACGGTGGGTGGAAATGGCTGTGGGAGGTGACAGCCAGAAGCCCTTTGAGGAAGGCAACCTCCTGCACTCAGATGAGAGCTGCACATCGGTCAGGTAGCCCAACTCACCTCCTCCTTGCAGCCCCCCAGGCTGAAGAGCTAACAGCTTTCAATAAAGAGAATGGGAACCTGTTTGGCCCACGAACTCCCTCCAGTTACATTCATGTAGTCCATCACAAGAGCTCTGTAACTGGCCTGAAATGGGCTCAAACCACTGCCACCCCCCAACACCCTTCCCAAGCAATGAGCACACACACCCAGTGGGTGACTACATGAGCCTGGTTTATGACATTCCTTTGGGCAAAAATCCTGTCccccagcactgagcacagcCCAAGCCAGTCATGAGACCATA from Equus przewalskii isolate Varuska chromosome 19, EquPr2, whole genome shotgun sequence encodes the following:
- the RSPH9 gene encoding radial spoke head protein 9 homolog isoform X2, whose product is MAKLSSPLWHQVACLLLGARVASSLNCMEWSLLPPATDEMMVQTSVVKGRFTGDPSHEYEHTELQKVNDGEKVFEEEVVVQIKEETRLVSIIDQIDKAVSVIPRGALFKTPFGPVHVNRTFEGLSLSQAKKLSSYFHFREPVELKNKTLLEKADLDPSLDFLDSLEHDIPKGSWSIQMERGNALVVLRSLLWPGLTFFHAPRTKNCGYIYVGTVNLVCFLLLLPLISTSIWCPGSEERTTGPGDPALKQGAEGWNVQMREDGGWKWLWEVTARSPLRKATSCTQMRAAHRSGSPTHLLLAAPQAEELTAFNKENGNLFGPRTPSSYIHVVHHKSSVTGLKWAQTTATPQHPSQAMSTHTQWVTT